The genomic segment GAGGTGAGGCCGTAGGTTTCCGGCTCGGTCTCGGTGAACAGGCCGATGGCGACCAGGTGGCGGAGCAGCCTGGCGAGCGAGTCCTCGTGCGCCCCGGCCGCTTTCGCGAGCTCAGCCAGCCCGGTGGTGCCGTCCGCGATCAGCTCCGGCAGGCGCAGCGTCACCGCCGCGCGAACGGCGAACGGGGTGGCGAGGTCGACCAGGCCGGCCAGCTCGGCGGCCGGGTCCGCGGCGGGGTCTGGGGCGGGGTCCATCCGGGTCCTCCAGTCGGCAGGGCACCGCCGGTCGCGGCGCTCGGTCCACCTCGAGATTCGCATTCACCGGCAATTCCGGTCAAGCATTTTCTCTTTTCGTCGATCGCGTTTCCGACCTGCCCGAAAGGCGACAAAAATGGCTGCACGATTCACGGTCAACCCCGTTTCCGGCGCACTCGGCGCGGAGGTGCGCGGGGTGCCTATCGCCACCCTGTCCGATGCGGACTTCGCGACCGTCCGCGAGCTGCTGCTGGAACACCTGGTGCTGTTCTTCCCGGACGCGGCCGGGCTGGATCCCGAGGCGCACAAGGCTTTCGGGCGCCGGTTCGGGGAGCTGGAGGTGCACCCGTTCCTGCCGAAGCTCGAAGGCCACGACGAACTCGTCGTGCTCGACTCCGACCAGGGCGCGAAGGCCGACGTGTGGCACACCGACGTCACGTTCAGCCCGTCGCCGCCGATCGCGTCGATCCTGCAATTGGTGAAATGCCCGCCCGCCGGCGGCGACACGATGTGGAGCAACCAGTACCTGGCCTACGACGCCATTTCGACACCCTTGCGGGAATTGCTCGAAGGCCTCACCGCGGTCCACGTGTTCAAGCACCCGAACGGCTCGTTCCGCAGCGAAGCCGAGCACCCGGTCGTGCGCACCCACCCGGAGACCGGGCGCCGCTCGCTGTATGTGAACCGCATGTTCACCCGGCGCATCCCGCAGCTCGCCCCCGGCGAAAGCGAAGCCCTGCTGGCGTACCTGTTCGGGCTTTCCGAGAGCCCGCAACGGGTCTGCCGCTACCGCTGGGCGCCGGGCGCGATCGCGCTGTGGGACAACCGCGCCACCCAGCACTACGCGGTCAACGACTACACCGGCCGCCGGATCGGGCAGCGGGTCACCGTGCTCGGCGACAAGCCCGAGGGTGAGGCACCGCGCTGGCCACACCACGAAGGCACCGGCCTGAGCGCCGCGACGAGCCGCTAGGCCCTCATCGACTCGAGCATGCGGGTCAGCGCGGCCACGGTGTCCGCGAGGTCGCGGCCCGGGTCGGCGGACCCGGCCAGCCAGGCGGCGGCCTCGTTCATCGCACCGGAAAGCAGGTGCGCGAGCGGGGCCACCGGCTGGCGGAGCAGCACCCCCTCGTCGATCAGCTGCGTGAGCGCCTCAACGAGGTGGTGCATCGAGGCGGTCGCGTCGAGCTCGCGCCAGGTCTCCCAGCCGAGCACGGCGGGCGCGTCGACCAGCATGATGCGCTGGATCTCCGGCTCGGTGGTGACGGTCAGGAACGCGGTGCAGCCCGCGACCAGCTGCGTCCAGGGATCGGCGTCCGGCGCGGCGCGGTCCACCCTGGCGGCCACGTCGGCGTGGACCTGCTCCAGCACCGCGCGGAACAGCTGGTCCTTGCCGGTGAAGTAGTGGTAGAGCGCTCCCTTGGACACCCCGGCGGCGGCGACGATCTCGGCCAGGCTGACCTGGCCGTAGCCCTTCGCGGCGAAAAGCTCACGGGCCACCGCGACGAGCGTCCTGGTGGTCTCCTCACGCTGCTGCGCCTTCGTCGCCATGCCCGGGAGTCTAGTTGACGTACCGGCGGTCGGTATCTATGGTGCTCGATACATACCGACCGCCGGTACGCATCTTACTCTGGAGCGTTCATGAAACTGTCGAGCTTCTACCCCGTCCTCTGCACCGAAGCGGTGGCCGCCACGCGCGACTTCTACGTCACCCACTTCGGCTTCGAGGTCGTCTTCGACTCGGGCTGGTACGTCAGCCTGCGCCGCGAAGGCGGGTACGAACTCGGCATCGTCGACCACACGCACCCGTCGGTGCCGGAGGGCAGCCGCAGACCGGTCGCCGGGCTGATCCTGAACTTCGAGGTCGACGACGTGGACGCCGAGCACCGGCGGCTGGTCGAGGAAGCCGGGCTGACGCCGGCGCTGCCGTTGCGCAGCGAGGAGTTCGGGCAGCGGCACTTCATCCTGACCGACCCGGCGGGCGTGCTCGTCGACGTGATCACCGAGATCGAACCGTCGGCGGAATTCGCCGCCGACTTCAACGCCTGACCTGGGAACCCGGCGGCCGCACCCAGCGTCGATGGGGCATGGCAGGTGAGACCTTCGGGCCGTACCGCATCGAGGAACTGCTCGGCCGCGGCGGCATGGGCGAGGTGCATCGCGCCTACGACACCACGCACGACCGGATCGTCGCACTGAAGCGGCTCTCCGTTTCGGCCGCCGGTGACCCCAGTTTCCGGGCCCGCTTCCGGCGCGAGTCGCAGATCGTCGCGCGGTTGCGTGAGCCGCACGTGATCCCGATCCACGCCTACGGGGAGATCGACGGGCGCCTGTACCTGGACATGCGCCTGGTCGAGGGCTGCGACCTGAAGGACCTCACCGACACCGGGCCGCTGGCGCCGGAGCGGGCGGTGCGGATCGTCGAGCAGGTGGCGAGCGCCTTGGACGCCGCCCACGCCGATGGCCTCGTACACCGCGACGTCAAACCGTCGAACATCCTGGTCGCCCCAGGCGACTTCGTCTACCTGGCGGACTTCGGCATCGCCCGCAGCTCCTCCCCCACGGCGACCGCGATCACCGCCTCGGGCGCCGTCGTCGGCACCCTCGACTACATGGCCCCCGAGCGTTTCGGCACCGGCACGGTCGTCGATGGACGCACCGATGTCTACGCGCTCGCGTGCGTTCTCTACACCAGCCTCACCGGCCGGCGCCCCTTCACCGCCGAAGGCACCGCGGCGCAGATCTGGGCGCACCTGCAGGAACCCCCACCACGCCCGTCGACTTGGAACCCCGCCGTCCCGGCGGCTCTCGACGAGGTCATCGCCCGCGGCATGGCGAAGGAGCCGGACCACCGCTACCCCACCGCCACCGCCCTCGGCGAAGCAGCCAAAACCGCCCTAACCGCACCGGTCGCCCCCAAAGCCACCCTCATCCACGCCACCTTCGTCGAACCCGCCGACGACTCTCAATCCCGCACCGACGCCCAACCTCCCGCCGGTCCTCACTCCCCCGAGCCCAAGGCCACCCTCGTCCAGCACCCCGCCCCCGAAGTCGCCGGTGCCCAACCCGCCGAGGCTCAAGCCGCCGCCCGCGCCTTCGCTCCCACAACCTCCGGTGCCCACCCCGCCACCCCCAAGGCAGGCCCCGTTCACAAAGCCGCCCTCACTCACCCCGCCGCCTCTCCACCTACCCCCGTCCCACCCGCCACAACCCCACCTGCCTCCCTCTCCCCCACCGCCCCATCGATCCCCGCTCAGGCCGATCCCACCTTCCCCCAACCAGTCACCGCCCACACCGCCACCCACCAGCGGCCGAGCCTGCCCATGCTGCCGATCGTCCTCGCCCTGCTCGTGATCGCCGCCGTGGTGGCCACCATCCTGCTCGTCCAACCCGGCGGCGGCCTGGTGTACGGCTCCTCCGCCACCGGCGCATCCGCCTCGCCTCTTCCCTCCACTCCCCATTCATCCCCTCCCCCATTCCCGCCCAGCCCGAGCCCTCCCTCCACAGTGGACTCCAGACCGCCCTCGGACAACGGCCTCGCCGCGCTGCTGCCCACCGTCTACCGCGGCAACACCTCGTGCCGGGCAAGCGAACCAGCCGACGGCGCCCTCTCGACCATGACCTGCACCCAGCCGAACGACGAGGACTCGCGCCTGCCGACCCCCGGCGAAGCCGTCTTCCACCTGTTCACCGACCGCACGAGCCAGGACGCCTTCTTCCGCAAACTGGTCACCGACCGGCACATCCCGCGTCGCGACGAATCCAGCGGCTGCCGCCCGAAAACCCAGGACACCCACTACGCGCTGTACTACCGGAACACCAGCGGGCCGATCCCCGGCGAGTTCAGCACCTGCTTCGCCGAAGAGGGCACCGGCCAACTGTGGTGGGTCGACACCCGCACGCTGACCATCGGCGCACTGATCGCCCCCGGCGCGACGAGCCCCGACGCCCTGGAAAAGCTCGACACCTGGTGGAACACCATGATCTTGGTGTCACTGAGGTGACCCACCCGGCGACGCCCGGAGCACCATCTCCACAATGGGGACATATCCCCCACCGAAGGGAGAGCCTCGTGCTCACCAGCCCCGCCGGACGTTTCCGCCTGCTCGCCCTGGCCGAGGCGGTGTCCTGGGCCGGCCTGCTGATCGGCATGCTCTTCAAGTACGTCGTGGTCG from the Amycolatopsis magusensis genome contains:
- a CDS encoding TauD/TfdA dioxygenase family protein: MAARFTVNPVSGALGAEVRGVPIATLSDADFATVRELLLEHLVLFFPDAAGLDPEAHKAFGRRFGELEVHPFLPKLEGHDELVVLDSDQGAKADVWHTDVTFSPSPPIASILQLVKCPPAGGDTMWSNQYLAYDAISTPLRELLEGLTAVHVFKHPNGSFRSEAEHPVVRTHPETGRRSLYVNRMFTRRIPQLAPGESEALLAYLFGLSESPQRVCRYRWAPGAIALWDNRATQHYAVNDYTGRRIGQRVTVLGDKPEGEAPRWPHHEGTGLSAATSR
- a CDS encoding TetR/AcrR family transcriptional regulator — encoded protein: MATKAQQREETTRTLVAVARELFAAKGYGQVSLAEIVAAAGVSKGALYHYFTGKDQLFRAVLEQVHADVAARVDRAAPDADPWTQLVAGCTAFLTVTTEPEIQRIMLVDAPAVLGWETWRELDATASMHHLVEALTQLIDEGVLLRQPVAPLAHLLSGAMNEAAAWLAGSADPGRDLADTVAALTRMLESMRA
- a CDS encoding VOC family protein, whose protein sequence is MKLSSFYPVLCTEAVAATRDFYVTHFGFEVVFDSGWYVSLRREGGYELGIVDHTHPSVPEGSRRPVAGLILNFEVDDVDAEHRRLVEEAGLTPALPLRSEEFGQRHFILTDPAGVLVDVITEIEPSAEFAADFNA
- a CDS encoding serine/threonine-protein kinase; this translates as MAGETFGPYRIEELLGRGGMGEVHRAYDTTHDRIVALKRLSVSAAGDPSFRARFRRESQIVARLREPHVIPIHAYGEIDGRLYLDMRLVEGCDLKDLTDTGPLAPERAVRIVEQVASALDAAHADGLVHRDVKPSNILVAPGDFVYLADFGIARSSSPTATAITASGAVVGTLDYMAPERFGTGTVVDGRTDVYALACVLYTSLTGRRPFTAEGTAAQIWAHLQEPPPRPSTWNPAVPAALDEVIARGMAKEPDHRYPTATALGEAAKTALTAPVAPKATLIHATFVEPADDSQSRTDAQPPAGPHSPEPKATLVQHPAPEVAGAQPAEAQAAARAFAPTTSGAHPATPKAGPVHKAALTHPAASPPTPVPPATTPPASLSPTAPSIPAQADPTFPQPVTAHTATHQRPSLPMLPIVLALLVIAAVVATILLVQPGGGLVYGSSATGASASPLPSTPHSSPPPFPPSPSPPSTVDSRPPSDNGLAALLPTVYRGNTSCRASEPADGALSTMTCTQPNDEDSRLPTPGEAVFHLFTDRTSQDAFFRKLVTDRHIPRRDESSGCRPKTQDTHYALYYRNTSGPIPGEFSTCFAEEGTGQLWWVDTRTLTIGALIAPGATSPDALEKLDTWWNTMILVSLR